One Rutidosis leptorrhynchoides isolate AG116_Rl617_1_P2 unplaced genomic scaffold, CSIRO_AGI_Rlap_v1 contig105, whole genome shotgun sequence genomic region harbors:
- the LOC139881026 gene encoding protein ABIL2-like — protein MGTMMANCSVPKSHEPSNYDEICMQQTLLFSDSLKDLKNLRAQLYSAAEYFELSYTNDDQKQIVVETLKDYAIKAFINTVDHLGSVTYKVNDLLDEKVDEVSETELRVSCIEQRLRTCREYIDHEGISQQSSIMNIPKYHKRYILPVGETMHGAIHSKSKYLGCSLDDEDDWHQFTDAVRATIIESPTTPSKRKEQSPSPEPPQQSATFSFTSTMPRKELDKRAVSPHRFPLLRSGSVSNRSITRPTTPVSSRPTTPSSSAKKRYPSEPRKSSSMRLPAERGSPKGIEQHPSKSKRLLKALLSRRKSKKDENLYTFLDEY, from the exons ATGGGCACAATGATGGCAAATTGTTCAGTGCCTAAATCTCATGAACCTTCCAATTATGATGAGATCTGTATGCAACAAACCTTACTTTTCTCTGATAGTCTCAAA GATTTGAAGAATTTGAGAGCTCAGTTATACTCAGCAGCGGAGTACTTTGAATTGTCTTACACCAACGATGACCAGAAACAGAT AGTGGTAGAAACTCTGAAAGATTATGCAATCAAAGCTTTTATCAACACTGTGGACCACTTGGGCTCCGTCACATATAAGGTCAATGATCTTTTGGATGAAAAGGTTGATGAGGTTTCCGAAACCGAGCTTCGTGTATCTTGCATTGAACAG AGACTACGGACTTGCCGCGAATATATTGATCATGAAGGCATCTCTCAACAGTCATCGATTATGAATATTCCCAAGTACCATAAACGATACATCTTACCAG TTGGGGAGACGATGCATGGCGCTATCCACAGCAAGTCAAAATACTTAGGATGCAGCTTAGATGATGAAGATGACTGGCATCAATTTACGGATG CTGTTCGAGCAACAATTATAGAAAGTCCAACAACTCCTTCGAAAAG AAAAGAGCAATCTCCTTCTCCAGAGCCTCCACAACAATCTGCAACCTTTTCTTTTACTTCCACCATGCCGAGAAAAGAATTAG ATAAACGAGCAGTATCACCTCATCGCTTTCCACTTTTACGGTCTGGATCTGTCTCCAACAGATCGATAACCAGACCAACTACACCGGTCTCTAGTCGGCCGACGACTCCAAGCTCATCTGCCAAGAAAAGG TATCCGTCAGAGCCTCGTAAATCATCGTCGATGCGTCTCCCGGCTGAAAGAGGGAGTCCAAAGGGTATTGAACAACACCCCAGCAAAAGTAAGCGACTCCTCAAGGCATTGCTCAGTCGACGAAAGTCAAAGAAAGATGAGAACTTATACACATTCTTGGACGAATACTGA